A region from the Oryzias latipes chromosome 20, ASM223467v1 genome encodes:
- the LOC101173343 gene encoding mediator of RNA polymerase II transcription subunit 15 isoform X1, translating into MATTVRFLLFSWLVFQTHHVNAYNAGFDESKAKGAAARFKPDSSSEHDSSWTSFDHSASKGSERQVADTGYPQQQQQQQQQHPWMPHPPQKGTQWSSQLPQHSKMSGFPPQSPQQVKLPFYLSHHPMHSEGAAYQPPHPQGPSYSSQQPQSPELPRYLSQEHHHPEWELQKMQHPQSPGSPPQQPKLPGHPHQQPPKMPIYPSPQPKLPSYLPEQQQHQQQQQQQQRHPKPPAFLPQLPQERHPSEESGFPTQHHSSPSYPQLPQESQQQHAPSYPAQHSGMPYLPPMHHQPQMSGYVPQHHGMNSYPPQHKPPGYPPQEPRHKDFSGYPNQRLQSPEASADLPHQPWQKPPSEAFPPPRQSQAHSYPSVGQQQPKWLQGPRLPNQKRQAPRYIPKRVPHHSFMPQRPHVPSYHAKRPHYPNNWLQRGH; encoded by the exons ATGGCTACGACTGTGAG ATTTTTGCTCTTCTCTTGGTTGGTCTTTCAGACACACCACGTGAATG CTTACAACGCTGGATTTGATGAAAGCAAAGCTAAAGGGGCGGCTGCAAGATTCAAACCAGATTCTAGTTCAGAACACGACTCGTCGTGGACGTCCTTCGATCATTCTGCCTCTAAAGGAAGTGAG CGACAGGTTGCAGATACAGGTTatccgcagcagcagcagcagcagcagcagcagcacccaTGGATGCCCCACCCTCCTCAGAAGGGGACCCAGTGGTCCAGCCAGCTCCCACAACACTCAAAGATGTCTGGCTTTCCTCCACAATCGCCTCAGCAAGTCAAATTACCCTTCTACCTTTCCCACCATCCCATGCACTCTGAGGGAGCTGCCTACCAGCCCCCACACCCCCAGGGACCCAGCTACTCGTCCCAACAGCCCCAAAGCCCAGAATTGCCCCGCTACCTATCACAGGAACACCACCACCCTGAGTGGGAGCTCCAGAAGATGCAACACCCTCAGTCTCCCGGCTCACCCCCACAGCAGCCCAAGTTACCCGGCCATCCACATCAGCAGCCCCCCAAAATGCCGATCTACCCTTCTCCACAACCGAAGTTACCCAGCTACCTtcctgagcagcagcagcaccagcagcagcagcagcagcagcagcggcaccCCAAACCTCCTGCTTTTCTGCCACAGCTGCCTCAAGAGCGGCATCCGTCTGAGGAGTCGGGCTTCCCCACCCAGCACCACAGCTCGCCCAGTTACCCTCAACTGCCCCAAGAGTCCCAGCAGCAACATGCTCCCAGTTACCCCGCACAGCACTCTGGAATGCCTTACCTGCCACCCATGCACCACCAACCACAGATGAGCGGCTACGTGCCGCAGCATCATGGCATGAACAGCTACCCGCCTCAACACAAGCCGCCCGGCTACCCCCCCCAGGAGCCGAGGCACAAAGACTTTTCCGGTTATCCAAACCAGCGACTGCAGAGCCCTGAAGCAAGCGCTGACCTGCCACATCAGCCCTGGCAAAAGCCCCCGTCTGAAGCATTTCCCCCACCTCGACAGTCTCAGGCCCACAGTTATCCATCTGTGGGTCAACAACAACCCAAATGGCTGCAAGGGCCCCGCCTCCCAAACCAGAAACGGCAAGCGCCACGCTACATCCCAAAGAGGGTCCCGCATCATAGCTTCATGCCCCAGCGGCCTCACGTACCGTCTTACCACGCAAAGCGGCCGCACTACCCAAACAACTGGCTGCAGAGAGGACACTGA
- the LOC101172613 gene encoding uncharacterized protein LOC101172613, with protein sequence MGLLSGWLLLSLLGVGGPHVNAYYTGAEKYRGEDGQLTPYDPEEYGYPVEQTFPRGGPTGPKKPILSPVKRDYASGGTMGPLKPIPMLVETSYPMREPLGSTKPVSWPVEPSYPQWEPMDQMAPSPLPVKLKYPTLESVGLSNPQTEHAGPRYPLPGYVDSHRGPKMTPDRFFTSVAPRKPVYKAKRPGDLLKYPRKPHYLTIRTRYVPKHPVWRRKSRWVS encoded by the exons ATGGGACTGCTCTCTGG atGGTTGCTGTTGTCTCTGTTAGGTGTTGGAGGACCTCACGTAAATG CATACTATACTGGAGCTGAAAAGTATAGAGGGGAAGACGGGCAGCTGACTCCCTATGACCCAGAGGAATATGGATATCCTGTTGAACAAACCTTCCCAAGAGGGGGTCCAACTGGTCCCAAGAAACCAATTCTATCGCCAGTGAAGCGTGACTATGCTTCAGGAGGAACAATGGGTCCTCTTAAACCAATCCCAATGCTAGTAGAAACTAGCTACCCAATGAGGGAGCCTCTGGGTTCCACAAAACCAGTATCTTGGCCTGTGGAGCCCAGTTACCCACAATGGGAACCAATGGATCAAATGGCACCATCTCCTTTACCTGTGAAGCTCAAATATCCAACTCTGGAGTCAGTGGGTCTATCAAATCCACAAACTGAACATGCAGGACCCAGATATCCACTTCCTGGTTATGTTGACTCTCACAGGGGGCCAAAAATGACCCCAGACCGCTTTTTCACATCAGTGGCTCCAAGAAAGCCGGTTTACAAAGCCAAGCGACCAGGTGACTTGCTGAAATATCCTCGCAAACCACATTACCTCACAATCCGGACGAGATATGTACCCAAGCACCCAGTATGGAGAAGGAAGTCTAGATGGGTCAGTTAA
- the LOC101173343 gene encoding proline-rich proteoglycan 2 isoform X2: protein MPHPPQKGTQWSSQLPQHSKMSGFPPQSPQQVKLPFYLSHHPMHSEGAAYQPPHPQGPSYSSQQPQSPELPRYLSQEHHHPEWELQKMQHPQSPGSPPQQPKLPGHPHQQPPKMPIYPSPQPKLPSYLPEQQQHQQQQQQQQRHPKPPAFLPQLPQERHPSEESGFPTQHHSSPSYPQLPQESQQQHAPSYPAQHSGMPYLPPMHHQPQMSGYVPQHHGMNSYPPQHKPPGYPPQEPRHKDFSGYPNQRLQSPEASADLPHQPWQKPPSEAFPPPRQSQAHSYPSVGQQQPKWLQGPRLPNQKRQAPRYIPKRVPHHSFMPQRPHVPSYHAKRPHYPNNWLQRGH, encoded by the coding sequence ATGCCCCACCCTCCTCAGAAGGGGACCCAGTGGTCCAGCCAGCTCCCACAACACTCAAAGATGTCTGGCTTTCCTCCACAATCGCCTCAGCAAGTCAAATTACCCTTCTACCTTTCCCACCATCCCATGCACTCTGAGGGAGCTGCCTACCAGCCCCCACACCCCCAGGGACCCAGCTACTCGTCCCAACAGCCCCAAAGCCCAGAATTGCCCCGCTACCTATCACAGGAACACCACCACCCTGAGTGGGAGCTCCAGAAGATGCAACACCCTCAGTCTCCCGGCTCACCCCCACAGCAGCCCAAGTTACCCGGCCATCCACATCAGCAGCCCCCCAAAATGCCGATCTACCCTTCTCCACAACCGAAGTTACCCAGCTACCTtcctgagcagcagcagcaccagcagcagcagcagcagcagcagcggcaccCCAAACCTCCTGCTTTTCTGCCACAGCTGCCTCAAGAGCGGCATCCGTCTGAGGAGTCGGGCTTCCCCACCCAGCACCACAGCTCGCCCAGTTACCCTCAACTGCCCCAAGAGTCCCAGCAGCAACATGCTCCCAGTTACCCCGCACAGCACTCTGGAATGCCTTACCTGCCACCCATGCACCACCAACCACAGATGAGCGGCTACGTGCCGCAGCATCATGGCATGAACAGCTACCCGCCTCAACACAAGCCGCCCGGCTACCCCCCCCAGGAGCCGAGGCACAAAGACTTTTCCGGTTATCCAAACCAGCGACTGCAGAGCCCTGAAGCAAGCGCTGACCTGCCACATCAGCCCTGGCAAAAGCCCCCGTCTGAAGCATTTCCCCCACCTCGACAGTCTCAGGCCCACAGTTATCCATCTGTGGGTCAACAACAACCCAAATGGCTGCAAGGGCCCCGCCTCCCAAACCAGAAACGGCAAGCGCCACGCTACATCCCAAAGAGGGTCCCGCATCATAGCTTCATGCCCCAGCGGCCTCACGTACCGTCTTACCACGCAAAGCGGCCGCACTACCCAAACAACTGGCTGCAGAGAGGACACTGA
- the LOC101172852 gene encoding vegetative cell wall protein gp1-like isoform X1, with product MSAHVGVMEMIFGLLLLSLVAVGRNRVIATDTETETYEEEEVDDAEKLPIQLDHLTEYLFDHLKQLPVKHKFLTGGSLDPTKQTGDPNGNSAGPMEPTVESNFQIKIPVSSMKQLLMHTKPKLFFQDQVGRMKPFILAMNPTSVFGDPPGPRKPMPMPVEPKYPIGGPVGLMKPVPMPVQPKYPFWGPVGPMKPVPMPVEPRYPIGGPVGPMKPNPFPMEPKYPIGGPGGPMKPMPVEPKYPIGGPVGPMKPNPFPMEPKYPIGGPVGPMNPMPVEPKYPIGGPVGPMKPNPFPMEPKYPIGGPVGPMNPMPVEPKYPIGGPVGPMKPNPFPMEPKYPIGGPVGPMNPIPVEPKYPIGGPVGPMKPMHLPMQSHDNSAGPPYKDLDFMGPFQMPQASQSSSFDGRFYADPVSDFYMWFCNMGHRLQQPQQPPQGKQKWEMLH from the exons ATGTCTGCTCACGTTGGGGTTATGGAGATGATCTTTGG ATTGTTGCTGTTGTCCTTGGTGGCCGTCGGGAGAAACAGAGTAATTG CTACGGACACTGAAACTGAAACttatgaagaagaagaagtggaTGACGCTGAAAAGCTTCCAATTCAACTAGACCACCTCACTGAGTATTTATTTGATCACCTAAAACAATTGCCTGTGAAGCATAAATTCCTGACTGGAGGCTCGTTAGATCCAACTAAACAAACTGGAGATCCAAATGGGAACTCTGCAGGCCCCATGGAGCCAACTGTTGAGTCTAACTTCCAAATTAAGATCCCAGTCAGTTCCATGAAACAGCTCCTTATGCACACTAAACCAAAACTCTTCTTCCAGGACCAAGTAGGTCGCATGAAACCTTTCATTTTGGCCATGAACCCCACATCTGTTTTTGGAGATCCACCGGGTCCCAGGAAACCAATGCCTATGCCTGTGGAGCCCAAATACCCAATCGGGGGCCCAGTAGGTCTTATGAAACCAGTGCCTATGCCAGTGCAACCAAAATACCCATTTTGGGGCCCAGTAGGTCCTATGAAACCAGTGCCTATGCCAGTGGAGCCAAGGTATCCAATTGGGGGCCCTGTGGGTCCTATGAAGCCAAACCCTTTCCCTATGGAGCCCAAATATCCAATTGGGGGCCCTGGAGGTCCCATGAAGCCTATGCCAGTGGAGCCAAAGTATCCAATTGGGGGCCCTGTGGGTCCTATGAAGCCAAACCCTTTCCCTATGGAGCCCAAATATCCAATTGGGGGCCCTGTAGGTCCCATGAACCCTATGCCGGTGGAGCCAAAGTATCCAATTGGGGGCCCTGTGGGTCCCATGAAGCCAAACCCTTTCCCTATGGAGCCTAAATATCCAATTGGGGGCCCTGTAGGTCCCATGAACCCTATGCCTGTGGAGCCAAAGTATCCAATTGGGGGCCCTGTGGGTCCCATGAAGCCAAACCCTTTCCCTATGGAGCCTAAATATCCAATTGGGGGCCCTGTAGGTCCCATGAACCCTATACCTGTGGAGCCAAAGTACCCAATTGGGGGCCCTGTGGGTCCCATGAAACCAATGCATTTGCCCATGCAGTCTCACGACAATTCAGCAGGACCACCGTACAAAGACTTGGACTTCATGGGCCCCTTCCAGATGCCTCAGGCATCCCAATCGTCGAGTTTTGACGGGAGGTTTTACGCAGATCCTGTTTCTGACTTTTATATGTGGTTTTGCAACATGGGACATCGGTTACAACAACCACAACAGCCCCCCCAGGGCAAACAAAAGTGGGAAATGCTACATTAA
- the LOC101172852 gene encoding protein piccolo-like isoform X2, producing MSAHVGVMEMIFGLLLLSLVAVGRNRVIATDTETETYEEEEVDDAEKLPIQLDHLTEYLFDHLKQLPVKHKFLTGGSLDPTKQTGDPNGNSAGPMEPTVESNFQIKIPVSSMKQLLMHTKPKLFFQDQVGRMKPFILAMNPTSVFGDPPGPRKPMPMPVEPKYPIGGPVGLMKPVPMPVQPKYPFWGPVGPMKPVPMPVEPRYPIGGPVGPMKPNPFPMEPKYPIGGPGGPMKPMPVEPKYPIGGPVGPMKPNPFPMEPKYPIGGPVGPMNPMPVEPKYPIGGPVGPMKPNPFPMEPKYPIGGPVGPMNPMPVEPKYPIGGPVGPMKPMHLPMQSHDNSAGPPYKDLDFMGPFQMPQASQSSSFDGRFYADPVSDFYMWFCNMGHRLQQPQQPPQGKQKWEMLH from the exons ATGTCTGCTCACGTTGGGGTTATGGAGATGATCTTTGG ATTGTTGCTGTTGTCCTTGGTGGCCGTCGGGAGAAACAGAGTAATTG CTACGGACACTGAAACTGAAACttatgaagaagaagaagtggaTGACGCTGAAAAGCTTCCAATTCAACTAGACCACCTCACTGAGTATTTATTTGATCACCTAAAACAATTGCCTGTGAAGCATAAATTCCTGACTGGAGGCTCGTTAGATCCAACTAAACAAACTGGAGATCCAAATGGGAACTCTGCAGGCCCCATGGAGCCAACTGTTGAGTCTAACTTCCAAATTAAGATCCCAGTCAGTTCCATGAAACAGCTCCTTATGCACACTAAACCAAAACTCTTCTTCCAGGACCAAGTAGGTCGCATGAAACCTTTCATTTTGGCCATGAACCCCACATCTGTTTTTGGAGATCCACCGGGTCCCAGGAAACCAATGCCTATGCCTGTGGAGCCCAAATACCCAATCGGGGGCCCAGTAGGTCTTATGAAACCAGTGCCTATGCCAGTGCAACCAAAATACCCATTTTGGGGCCCAGTAGGTCCTATGAAACCAGTGCCTATGCCAGTGGAGCCAAGGTATCCAATTGGGGGCCCTGTGGGTCCTATGAAGCCAAACCCTTTCCCTATGGAGCCCAAATATCCAATTGGGGGCCCTGGAGGTCCCATGAAGCCTATGCCAGTGGAGCCAAAGTATCCAATTGGGGGCCCTGTGGGTCCTATGAAGCCAAACCCTTTCCCTATGGAGCCCAAATATCCAATTGGGGGCCCTGTAGGTCCCATGAACCCTATGCCGGTGGAGCCAAAGTATCCAATTGGGGGCCCTGTGGGTCCCATGAAGCCAAACCCTTTCCCTATGGAGCCTAAATATCCAATTGGGGGCCCTGTAGGTCCCATGAACCCTATGCCTGTGGAGCCAAAGTATCCAATTGGGGGCCCTGTGG GTCCCATGAAACCAATGCATTTGCCCATGCAGTCTCACGACAATTCAGCAGGACCACCGTACAAAGACTTGGACTTCATGGGCCCCTTCCAGATGCCTCAGGCATCCCAATCGTCGAGTTTTGACGGGAGGTTTTACGCAGATCCTGTTTCTGACTTTTATATGTGGTTTTGCAACATGGGACATCGGTTACAACAACCACAACAGCCCCCCCAGGGCAAACAAAAGTGGGAAATGCTACATTAA